AGCAGCGCGAGCGGCCGTCCTTCGATTAGCTGGCGGGGCCGGTGAACTGCATTTTTTCACCGCCGAGGCGCGGAGGGCGCTGAGTTGGTTTCACACAGCGGTCACAGTGGAGCACAGAGGTCACAGCGTGCGTTCGTCGCGCCAGCGAATCTCCTGCGCGCACTCAGACATTACATTCTGTAATTGCTTCGCGGTGCGTCGCTGTTTCCGGCACCCCCGCACGTTCGATCTCGTCGAACCACTACCAGAATTGGCGCTTCGGTGCGTCGAACCCACGGCTGGCCGCGAGGCCACTGTGTACGCTGTGCCCGTGGTGGACTCTGTGTGAAAGAATCGGACTCTGTGTGAAAGACTCGGATTCTGCGTGAAAACTCGGGCTCTGCATGAAAACTCAGCGCCCTCCGCGCCTCAGCGGTGAAATCGTCCCGAGCCCGAGCCATCGAGACCCCCTGTGGGACAATTCCCCACAAGCTTGTCCCTTTCCCCCGACTGATCCATCCCCGCCGCCGCCTCATCTTCCGAACCAGCAACCGATCGTCCCCCGAACCACCAAACGATCGACATGGCACATCCGCACCGACACGGCAGCAAGGGCAACGGCAACGGCCGTCCACCCGTCGACTTCGACCAGTCCCCCTTTCTCGTCATCTGGGAAACCACCCAGGCCTGCGGCCTCGCCTGCAAGCACTGTCGTGCCTCCGCAGTGCCTGACCGCCACCCGGACGAGCTGACGACCGACGAAGCGAAGCAGATGCTCACGCGCATCCGCGACTTCGGCCCGATCATCTTCGTCTTCAGCGGCGGCGACTGCATGCGCCGGCCGGACATCGTGGAGCTGGTCGAGTACGGCGCCAACCTGGGCCTGCGCATGGCGGCGACGCCCGCGACGACGGACCTGACCGACCGTACGATGCTGCAGCGGCTGAAGGATGCGGGGCTTTCACGCGTGGCCGTGTCGCTCGATGGCTCCAACCCGGAGATCCATGACGCGTTCCGGCGTGTCGAGGGCAGCTTCGATGCGGGGCTGCGGATCCTGCGCGACTCGCAGGCGATCGGCATGACCACGCAGGTGAACACGGTCATCGGCCGGCACAACATCGACGACATCGACAGCCTGATGCAGTTGATGACCGATGTCGGCATCGTGTTCTGGGAGGTCTTCTTCCTGGTGCCGATGGGTCGCGCGAAGCCGGAGGACGTGGCGAGCGCGGCGGAGTTCGAGGAGGTCTTCAACAAGCTGTACGACCTGTCGAAGACGGCGCCGTTCGACATCAAGGCAACGGCGGCGCCGCAGTACTCGCGGGTGGTGCTCGAACGACAGGTGGCCGAGCGGCGCAGCGGGGAACGTACTGCGGCACCGTCGCCGTTGACTTCAGGGCTGCATCATTCCGAAAAGGACGGCATCGGTCGCGCCCGCGGGGTGAACGACGGCGACGGCTTCATGTTCGTGAGCCACCTCGGCGACATCTACCCGTCGGGCTTCCTGCCGGTCGCTGCAGGCAATGTCCGCAGGGATGACCTGGTCGACGTGTACCGCAATGCGCCGCTGTTCCGCCGCCTGCGCGACCGCACGCAGCTCAAGGGGAAGTGCAACGTCTGCGAGTATCGCCCGGTCTGTGGTGGCAGCCGCGCACGCGCGTTCGCGATGACCGGCGACT
The genomic region above belongs to Longimicrobiales bacterium and contains:
- a CDS encoding TIGR04053 family radical SAM/SPASM domain-containing protein, coding for MAHPHRHGSKGNGNGRPPVDFDQSPFLVIWETTQACGLACKHCRASAVPDRHPDELTTDEAKQMLTRIRDFGPIIFVFSGGDCMRRPDIVELVEYGANLGLRMAATPATTDLTDRTMLQRLKDAGLSRVAVSLDGSNPEIHDAFRRVEGSFDAGLRILRDSQAIGMTTQVNTVIGRHNIDDIDSLMQLMTDVGIVFWEVFFLVPMGRAKPEDVASAAEFEEVFNKLYDLSKTAPFDIKATAAPQYSRVVLERQVAERRSGERTAAPSPLTSGLHHSEKDGIGRARGVNDGDGFMFVSHLGDIYPSGFLPVAAGNVRRDDLVDVYRNAPLFRRLRDRTQLKGKCNVCEYRPVCGGSRARAFAMTGDYMEAEPFCAHIPPKWQRMLDEGMVEDVDTYFARRNRWTRGLPVHQT